TCTCGCCTGGGAGCTGATGGCTCTCGCGTCCTATGCGCTGGTCCTGACCGACGACCGCGATCCCGCCGCGGTACGCGCCGCCTGGATCTATGCCGTGATGACGCATGCGGGGCTCGCCTGTCTGCTCAGCGGCATGCTGCTGATGACCGCGTGGACGGGCAGTCTCACCTTCGCCGACTGGCCCGCAGCGGCGACGACGCTCAGCGAGCCCGCGCGGAATCTCGTCTTCGTGCTCCTGGCTCTGGGCTTCGCCAGCAAGGCGGGCGTCATCCCGCTCCATGTCTGGCTGCCCGCGGCCCATCCGGCGGCGCCCAGCCATGTCTCCGCGCTCATGTCCGGCGTGATGATCAAGCTCGGCGTGATGGGTATCCTTCGCGTCGGCCTCGAGTGGCTCGGCGTCGGCCCGCCATGGTGGGGCGTCGCGCTGCTCTTCGCGGGAACCCTGTCCGCGCTGGGAGGCGTGCTCTATGCCGCGGTGGAGAACGACCTCAAGCGGCTGCTGGCGTTCTCGAGCATCGACAACATCGGCATCATCCTGATCGCGGTGGGGGCGGGACTCGTCTTCCACTCCACCGGGCTCGAGACCCTGGCCATCTTCGCGCTGGCCGCCGCGCTCTATCACATCCTCAACCACGCCGCCTTCAAGGCCCTCCTCTTCCTGGGGGCCGGGGCCGTGGTCCACGGGGCGGGCACACGCGATCTGGAGGCCATGGGCGGTCTCATCAAGCGCATGCCCTGGACCTCGGCGGCGTTCCTGGTGGGCGCGCTGGCGATCGCCGCGTTGCCGCCGCTCAACGGCTTCGTCAGCGAATGGCTCACCTTTCAGGCGCTACTCCAGAACGGCCGCATCCCGCGTCCCGAGCTGAACCTGGTCTTCGTGCTGGCCTTGGCCGGGCTCGCCCTGACCGGCGGCCTCGCGGTGGCGTGCTTCGTCCGCGCCTTCGGCATCGCCTTTCTCGCCCTGCCCCGTACCGAGGCCGCGGCGGGCGCGCAGGAGGCCGGCCCGACGATGCGCGCGGCCATGGCGCTGCTCGTGGTCGCGTGCGCCACGCTCGCGCTGACGCCCACTCTGCTGCTGCCGCGGCTGGGCGCGACGGCGGCGCGGCTGCTGGGCGATGCCGCGCCGAGCTCCCGGGAGGATCTCCTCACCATCGCGGTCTCCGGCGACTTCGCAACCTTGTCGATGCCGGTGATTGCGGTGGCCCTCGGCCTTGGCCTCGTACTGCCGCTCGTCGTGCTCCGCGTGGGCCGCGCGCCCTCGCGCATTCGGCACTCCGAGACCTGGGGCTGCGGACGCTTGCTCCAGACCTCGCGCATGGAGTACACCGCGACCGCATTCGCGAGCCCGTTCCGGCGCGTCTTCGATTTCTTCTACCGCCCGGAGCGGCGCGTCGAGATCGAAGCCCATGCCGAGTCGCGCTTCTTCGTGCGGCGCATGGTCTACCGCAATCCAACGCGCGCGCTCGTGGAGGAGTGGCTCTACGCGCCGCTCCTCGGCGCCGTCCGGGCCGGCACCGATCGCGTGCGGGCCATCCAGTCGGGGAGCGCCAACCTCTACCTCATCTACGTGCTCGCCGCGCTCCTCGTGCTGCTGGTGCTGGCATGAGGGAGATCGGGGCCACGGCCGCCGTGGTGAGCGCGCTCGCGCAAGCGCTGCTCGTGGCGCTGGCCGCGCCCTTGCTGGTGGGCCTCGTGCGCACGCTCAAGGCGCGCCTGACGGGGCGGCGCGGCCCGGATCCCTGGCAGCCGTATCTCGACCTCCTGAAGCAGCTGCGGAAGGAGGCGGTGATCTCCACCACGACTTCCTGGCTGTTCCGGCTCACCCCGTTCGTGCTGGTGGCCACCATGCTGGTGGCGGCCACCGTGGTGCCGGTCCTGGTGACGCGGCCCGCGCTGTCCTTCGCGGGCGGCATCGTGCTCGTCATGTACCTCTTCATGCTCGGGACCTTCTTCCTCGCCCTCGCCGGGCTCGACTCGGGTAGCGCCTTCGGCGGCATGGGCTCGAGTCGCGAGGTGGCGGTGGCGGCGCTCGCCGAGCCAACTGTCATGCTAGCGGTGTTCGCCCTCGCGCTGCGCACCGGGACCACGAACCTGGGTACCGTGGCGGAGCGGTTAGGCGGCGAACCGACCCTCGCCGCGCATCCCGGCCATCTCCTGGCGTTCCTCGCCTTCTTCATCGTGATGCTCGCGGAAACCGGCCGCCTGCCCGTGGACAATCCCGCCACGCATCTCGAGCTGACCATGATCCACGAGGCGATGATCCTCGAGTACTCGGGGCCGTATCTCGCCATGATCGAGTGGGCCAGCGCCATGAAGCTCTTCCTCTACATGACGCTGCTGATCAACCTCTTCGTCCCCTGGTGGATCCCCACGGAGGTCGCCGGCGCGGGCATGCTGCTGGGGGCACTGGCCCTCGCCGGCAAGCTCGTGATCCTCGCGGGTGCGCTCGCCGTGCTGGAGACCGCCGTCGCGAAGCTGAGGCTCTTTCGCGTGCCCGAGCTCCTGGCCGGCTCGTTCGCCCTGGCCCTCCTGTCTGTGGCCTCGGTGGTGCTCCTGAGATGAGAGCGGCCTCGAACCTCCTCACCTTCTTCGCCCTCGCGGTCAGCCTGCTGCTCGTCTGGCGTCGGAGCTGGCCGGGCCGGCTGCGCCTCTTCGTCGCGCAGTCCGTCCTGCTCGCGCTGCTGACCGCCGCGGTGGGAATGCTCGCGGGCAAGCGCGAGCTGGTCGTGGTGGCGCTCGTGTTCCTCGCGCTCAAGGGGTGGATCATCCCGCGCGTCCTCGCCCGCATGGCGGCGGGCACGCCGGCACGCCCCGGCGCCGCGCCCGGGCAGTCGAGCGGGATCGCCCTCCTCGCGGCGGGCACGCTCGTGGTCGCCGCTTACGTGATCATCCTGCCCGTCACCGCCTCGGCCACGCTCCCGACCGCGGACGCCATCCCGCTCGCCTTCGCGATGGCGCTGATCGGCCTCTTCGTGTGCGTGACCGGGCGCGACGTGCTGGGGCACGTGCTGGGCTTCCTGGTCTTCGAGAACGGGATCTTCGGCCTCGCCGTCCTCGCGACGTACGGCCTGCCGGGACTGGTCGAGGCCGGCGTCTTCCTGGACGTGCTCGTCATCGTGCTGCTCCTGGAAGGCGTCGTGATGCAGATCCGCCGGGAGCACGACTCCCTGGCGCTGGACCGGCTCCGGGAGCTGCGCGAATGAGCCCCGTCGTGCTGCTGCTGGTGCCGCTGATCGCGGCGGGCCTGCTCGCCTGGGGACCCGCGCGGACGGCGCGCGGCCTGCACACGGCCGCGCTGGCCGCCATGCTCGGCACCGTCCTGTCGGTGATTGCGGACGTGGCGCGGGGCGGCGCGGTCACCGCCCTCGACGGGCTCCTCCGTGCCGATCCGCTGAGCGCCTGGATGGTGGGGCTCATCGCGGTGGTGGCGACCCTGGCGGGCGCCGAGGCGGTGGCCTCGGGCCACGGGAGCGCGGACGGCGAGGCGATGCGGCGCTTCTACGCGCTCTTCCACCTCTTCGTGTTCACGATGTTCCTCGCCGTCACCACCGACGACCTGGGGCTCATGTGGGTGGCGGTGGAAGGGACCACGCTGGCGTCGGTCTTCCTCGTCAACTTCCACCGGACGCGCGCCTCCCTCGAGGCGGCCTACAAGTATCTCCTCATCTGCTCCGTGGGCATCGCGCTGGCGTTCATCGGAACCGTGCTGGTCTACTTCGCGGACGTCCAGCAGTTTGGCGCCGAGGCGCACGCGCTGCGTTGGACGACGCTCCTGGGCTGGGCGCCGCAGCTCCCGCCTCGCGTGGTCGAGCTGGCGTTCGTCTTCCTCCTGGTCGGCTATGGGACCAAGGCCGGGCTGGCGCCCATGCACACCTGGCTCCCCGACGCGCACAGCGAGGCCCCCGCCCCCATCAGCGCGCTCATGTCGGGGGTGCTCCTGTCGGTGGGGCTCTACGCGGTGCTGCGCTTCAAGACGGTGGTCGACGTGGCGGCGGGGCCGGAGTTCGCGGCGCGACTCCTCGTCCTCCTCGGACTCGCCTCGCTCACGGTGGCGGCGGCCTTTCTCTGGTCGCCCACCAACGTCAAGCGGATGCTCGCCTACTCGAGCGTGGAGCACGTGGGGCTGGTCGCGCTCGGGCTCGGCTTCGGCGGCGCGTGGGGCGTGGCGGGCGCGCTCCTGCACATCGGGAATCACGCCCTCGCCAAGTCTACCCTGTTCCTCCTCTCCGGACGAATTCGCGACGCGTTCGGCACGGCCGACATCCTGCCGGTGCGCGATCTCGTGCGCGCCATGCCCCTGACGGGGCGCGGGTTCGCCCTCGCGCTGCTGGCCCTTCTGGGGCTGCCACCCTTCGGGCTCTTCGTGAGCGAGCTGATGATTTTGGGCGCGGGATTCCGAGGTGGCTGGTGGCTCGCCTCCGCCCTGGCCCTGGTGCTGCTCCTGATCGCGTTCGCCGGCATGCTGCGTGCGTTCCACCGCATGGCCTATGCGCCGGGCGCGCCCACCGCGCCCCGCGAGACACCGAGCTGGGCCGCGGCGGCGCCGATCGCGGTGGGACTGGGCTTGCTGCTGCTCACCGGCGTGGCGTGGCCACCAGGGCTCGCCGCCGCGCTCGCCCGCGCCGCTGCGGTACTGGGCGGCTAGGGGTGAGCATGGGGTCGGCCGCCGCGCTCGTTGCCCAGCTCAGGGCCGCCGGCGCCGAGGACGCGGCCGTGCGCGCGGACGGATCCGTGCGGTGTCGCGTGCCGCGCTGGGAGGTCCCCGCGCTGGCTGATCGGCTGGGCGCCCAGGGACTCTCGCTGGAGCTGCTCGCCGCCACGGACACCCGACCCGAAAGCGGCGACTTCACCCTGACCTACGTGTTCGCGGCGGCCGAGCCACGACATCCGGTGGTCGCGCTCGCCTCGGTGCCTGCGGACGCCCCGCAGTTTCCCTCGCTCGCCACCCGGTCCTTCCCGGCCAGCCGCTTCGAGCGCGAGATTCACGACCTCCTGGGGCTCGTGCCCGTCGGCCACCCCGAGCCGAGGCGGCTCGCGCTACACCAGTTCTGGCCGGAGGGCTATCACCCGCTCCGTCGCGACACCGCGCCACGCCGGGACTTCGTCGACGCCGGCCAACCCTTCCCGTTCCGACGGGTGGAAGGGCCCGGCGTGTTCGAGATCACGGTGGGGCCGGTGCATGCCGGCATCATCGAGCCGGGCCACTTCCGGTTCAGCGTGGCCGGGGAGGAGATCGTCAGCTTGGAGACGCGCCTGGGCTTCGTCCACAAGGGCACGGAGAAGCTCTTCGAGACGCTTCCGTTCGTCCGCACGCCCGAGCTGGCGGAGCGCGTGTCGGGGGACGAGAGCGTGGCGCACGCGCTCGCGTACTGCGAAGCCCTCGAGCGCCTCACCGGCGCCGCTGTCCCGCCCCGCGCGGCATGGCTCCGCGTGATCCTGCTCGAGCTGGAGCGACTCTACAACCACGTCGGCGACGTGGGCATGATCGTGAACGACACGGGCTTCGCATGGGGTCACGCGCACTGCTTCCGGCTGCGGGAGGAGCTCCTGCGCCTCAATGCCCGGATCACCGGCCATCGCCTGCTCCGGGGCGCGATGGTGCCCGGCGGTATCGCCGGCCCTGCCGTCGACGCGCCCCTCGACGAGGTGGTGGACACGGTGAATCGCGTCGCGTCAGACTTCCAGACGATCGTGCGGATCTGCCTCGACAACACCATGGTTCTGGAGCGGCTCCAGGGTACGGGCCGCCTGACCACCAAGACCGCCCGCGAGATGGGCGTGGTGGGACTGGTCGCACGCGCCAGCGGCATCGACACCGACCTCCGGCGCGACGCGCCGTTTGCGGCCTACGGCGAGCTCGAGGTGACGCCGGCGGTGTACCCCCAAGGCGACGTGTGGGCCCGCACGATGGTCCGGGTCGACGAGGTGCGCGAGTCGGCACGGCTCATCGCCGCCGCCGCGCAGCGGGCTCCGGCGGGCGCTCCACGCGTCCTGCTGCCGCCGCTCCCGCTGGGTGGCGACGCGGTGACCTGCGTGGAAGCGTGGCGCGGCCCCCTCTGGTACTGGGTGCTCGCCGCGGGGCCAGAACGACTCCGCCGCGTGAAGGTGGTGGACCCGTCCTTCCGGAACTGGCCGGCCCTGGAGCTCGCCGTGCTCGAGAACATCGTTCCGGACTTCCCACTCTGCAACAAGTCCTTCAACCTCTCCTACTCCGGGAGCGACCTCTAGCTACGCCGGCGGCGGCACGATGCGCAGGTTGGCGAAGCGGCGGGCGGCGCGGGCGGCCATGGCCTCGGCGGCGGTCGCATCGCCGGCCGCCGCGGCCGCGCGTCCCATGCCGTGCCAGGTGTGCGCGTCCAGCGCGCGCATGCCCAGGCGGTCCGCGACGTCCAGGGCGGCCCGGTAGTACTCGACCGCGGTCGACGTCTCGCCCCCGGCCAGCGCGACCTCGCCGAGCATCCGGAGGGCCCAGCCCTCGTAGCCGCGCTCCCCGTGCGCCCGCGCGGCGTCGAGAGCGCGCAGGGCGGCGGCGCGCGCGTCCTCGATGCGCCCGACGCGCAGGAGGGCCTCGGCCAGCCACGCCAGGCGAAGGGCGTGGCGGCTCCGGATCGAGAGCGCGACGGCGCGCTCCACGCCGTCCTCGAGAAGGGCCAGGCCTTCCGGCCCGCGGCCCTGGCGCACGTAGACGCAGCCGAGCTGGCACGAGAGCATCGGCAGCCACGCAGTGATGTTCAGGTCGCGCGCCCGGCCGAGCCCGCGCTCGAGCACCGACCTGGCGG
The Candidatus Methylomirabilota bacterium genome window above contains:
- a CDS encoding proton-conducting transporter membrane subunit, whose amino-acid sequence is MATSLHVLVALGGLAAGLLGFTGWVGGFWTLDVPWLVPLSGLSLRMDPLGGFFLLLVGATTVPSSIYAIGYARGARRGLGAYALFVLAMAVVPLAANVPTFLLAWELMALASYALVLTDDRDPAAVRAAWIYAVMTHAGLACLLSGMLLMTAWTGSLTFADWPAAATTLSEPARNLVFVLLALGFASKAGVIPLHVWLPAAHPAAPSHVSALMSGVMIKLGVMGILRVGLEWLGVGPPWWGVALLFAGTLSALGGVLYAAVENDLKRLLAFSSIDNIGIILIAVGAGLVFHSTGLETLAIFALAAALYHILNHAAFKALLFLGAGAVVHGAGTRDLEAMGGLIKRMPWTSAAFLVGALAIAALPPLNGFVSEWLTFQALLQNGRIPRPELNLVFVLALAGLALTGGLAVACFVRAFGIAFLALPRTEAAAGAQEAGPTMRAAMALLVVACATLALTPTLLLPRLGATAARLLGDAAPSSREDLLTIAVSGDFATLSMPVIAVALGLGLVLPLVVLRVGRAPSRIRHSETWGCGRLLQTSRMEYTATAFASPFRRVFDFFYRPERRVEIEAHAESRFFVRRMVYRNPTRALVEEWLYAPLLGAVRAGTDRVRAIQSGSANLYLIYVLAALLVLLVLA
- a CDS encoding NADH-quinone oxidoreductase subunit H, which gives rise to MREIGATAAVVSALAQALLVALAAPLLVGLVRTLKARLTGRRGPDPWQPYLDLLKQLRKEAVISTTTSWLFRLTPFVLVATMLVAATVVPVLVTRPALSFAGGIVLVMYLFMLGTFFLALAGLDSGSAFGGMGSSREVAVAALAEPTVMLAVFALALRTGTTNLGTVAERLGGEPTLAAHPGHLLAFLAFFIVMLAETGRLPVDNPATHLELTMIHEAMILEYSGPYLAMIEWASAMKLFLYMTLLINLFVPWWIPTEVAGAGMLLGALALAGKLVILAGALAVLETAVAKLRLFRVPELLAGSFALALLSVASVVLLR
- a CDS encoding proton-conducting transporter membrane subunit — its product is MSPVVLLLVPLIAAGLLAWGPARTARGLHTAALAAMLGTVLSVIADVARGGAVTALDGLLRADPLSAWMVGLIAVVATLAGAEAVASGHGSADGEAMRRFYALFHLFVFTMFLAVTTDDLGLMWVAVEGTTLASVFLVNFHRTRASLEAAYKYLLICSVGIALAFIGTVLVYFADVQQFGAEAHALRWTTLLGWAPQLPPRVVELAFVFLLVGYGTKAGLAPMHTWLPDAHSEAPAPISALMSGVLLSVGLYAVLRFKTVVDVAAGPEFAARLLVLLGLASLTVAAAFLWSPTNVKRMLAYSSVEHVGLVALGLGFGGAWGVAGALLHIGNHALAKSTLFLLSGRIRDAFGTADILPVRDLVRAMPLTGRGFALALLALLGLPPFGLFVSELMILGAGFRGGWWLASALALVLLLIAFAGMLRAFHRMAYAPGAPTAPRETPSWAAAAPIAVGLGLLLLTGVAWPPGLAAALARAAAVLGG
- a CDS encoding NADH-quinone oxidoreductase subunit C; the encoded protein is MGSAAALVAQLRAAGAEDAAVRADGSVRCRVPRWEVPALADRLGAQGLSLELLAATDTRPESGDFTLTYVFAAAEPRHPVVALASVPADAPQFPSLATRSFPASRFEREIHDLLGLVPVGHPEPRRLALHQFWPEGYHPLRRDTAPRRDFVDAGQPFPFRRVEGPGVFEITVGPVHAGIIEPGHFRFSVAGEEIVSLETRLGFVHKGTEKLFETLPFVRTPELAERVSGDESVAHALAYCEALERLTGAAVPPRAAWLRVILLELERLYNHVGDVGMIVNDTGFAWGHAHCFRLREELLRLNARITGHRLLRGAMVPGGIAGPAVDAPLDEVVDTVNRVASDFQTIVRICLDNTMVLERLQGTGRLTTKTAREMGVVGLVARASGIDTDLRRDAPFAAYGELEVTPAVYPQGDVWARTMVRVDEVRESARLIAAAAQRAPAGAPRVLLPPLPLGGDAVTCVEAWRGPLWYWVLAAGPERLRRVKVVDPSFRNWPALELAVLENIVPDFPLCNKSFNLSYSGSDL